A genomic stretch from Komagataeibacter xylinus includes:
- a CDS encoding LamB/YcsF family protein produces the protein MTKMTIDMNADLGESFGHYSIGDDAAMLDIVTSANVACGFHGGDPEVMARTFEIAREKNVTVGAHPGYPDLWGFGRRQIPFSAGETERLIAYQIGAAQAMAAYAGHRIAYVKTHGALGNLTERNTEVAAAVLNAIQAVDPSLALVAGAFGEQERLGRERGMTVYTEIFADRAYTEEGHLVSRKEPGAVLHDVDFVTERVIRMVRAGAIETRSGKMLPTPMDTICVHGDNAESVAIARTVRARLEEAGITLKAFA, from the coding sequence ATGACAAAAATGACGATCGACATGAACGCGGATCTGGGCGAGAGCTTTGGTCACTACAGCATCGGCGATGACGCAGCCATGCTGGATATCGTGACTTCGGCAAACGTGGCCTGCGGTTTTCATGGCGGCGACCCCGAAGTGATGGCGCGTACCTTCGAAATCGCGCGTGAGAAAAATGTGACCGTTGGCGCGCATCCCGGCTATCCGGACCTATGGGGGTTCGGGCGCAGGCAGATCCCCTTCTCGGCAGGGGAAACGGAACGCCTGATCGCCTACCAGATCGGCGCAGCACAGGCCATGGCAGCCTATGCCGGCCACCGCATTGCCTACGTCAAGACCCATGGCGCGCTGGGCAACCTGACCGAGCGCAACACGGAGGTGGCGGCCGCCGTGCTCAACGCCATACAGGCGGTTGACCCTTCGCTTGCGCTGGTTGCGGGGGCTTTTGGCGAGCAGGAGCGCCTGGGGCGTGAACGGGGCATGACCGTCTATACGGAAATCTTTGCCGACCGGGCCTACACCGAAGAGGGGCATCTGGTCTCGCGCAAGGAGCCGGGGGCCGTGCTGCATGATGTGGACTTCGTGACCGAGCGTGTGATCCGCATGGTCAGGGCCGGTGCGATTGAAACACGCTCGGGCAAGATGCTGCCCACCCCGATGGATACGATCTGCGTCCATGGCGACAATGCGGAATCCGTCGCCATCGCCCGCACAGTGCGCGCACGGCTGGAAGAGGCAGGCATCACGCTCAAGGCTTTTGCATGA
- a CDS encoding biotin-dependent carboxyltransferase family protein has translation MLEVLTNAPLNTVQDMGRPTAVPYGVSCGGAMDRDALMLGNILVGNDPGAAGIEIAFFPFRVRFRKNCVFAVTGAPAQVTLDGAHLPPCWSMMAQAGQTLIIEVPKKGMRSYLTLAGGVDVPIVLGGRSTDIKAGFGGFKGRGLQKGDVLPCAKVRLPPIPPNGLGLSFRPPMPGKEVPELHLLPAAEYDAFTEQAHACLVNQPWRITTHANRVGFRLEGETPLTTRQPLSLLSHGVMPGTVQVPPAGQPIIQMADANTCGGYPKIGVIIEPDLSFLSQMAPGAHVKFRVIDHAQALARIRTHRQHMRTLAQQVATAKTCIITQ, from the coding sequence ATGCTGGAAGTCCTTACCAACGCCCCGCTGAATACCGTGCAGGATATGGGCCGCCCGACGGCGGTGCCGTACGGGGTCTCGTGCGGGGGTGCCATGGATCGGGATGCCCTGATGCTGGGCAACATTCTGGTCGGGAACGACCCCGGGGCCGCCGGGATTGAAATCGCGTTTTTTCCCTTCCGCGTCAGGTTTCGCAAGAACTGCGTTTTTGCGGTAACCGGCGCGCCTGCCCAGGTTACGCTGGATGGCGCCCACCTGCCGCCATGCTGGAGCATGATGGCGCAGGCCGGGCAGACCCTGATCATCGAAGTTCCCAAAAAGGGGATGCGCTCCTACCTCACGCTTGCCGGCGGGGTGGACGTACCCATCGTGCTGGGCGGGCGGTCGACGGATATCAAGGCCGGTTTTGGTGGCTTCAAGGGGCGCGGGCTGCAGAAGGGCGATGTCCTGCCCTGCGCCAAAGTCAGGCTGCCACCCATACCCCCCAACGGGCTGGGCCTGTCGTTCCGGCCACCCATGCCGGGCAAGGAAGTGCCGGAACTTCACCTGCTGCCTGCCGCGGAATATGACGCGTTTACGGAACAGGCTCATGCCTGTCTGGTCAACCAGCCGTGGCGCATCACCACCCATGCCAACCGGGTCGGGTTCCGGCTTGAGGGGGAAACGCCGCTGACCACCCGGCAGCCACTGAGCCTGCTTTCCCACGGCGTCATGCCCGGTACGGTGCAGGTGCCACCGGCTGGTCAGCCCATCATCCAGATGGCGGATGCCAATACCTGCGGCGGCTACCCGAAGATCGGGGTCATTATCGAGCCCGACCTGAGCTTCCTGTCGCAGATGGCGCCGGGAGCGCATGTGAAATTCCGCGTCATCGACCATGCGCAGGCCCTTGCACGCATCAGGACGCACCGCCAGCATATGCGCACGCTGGCACAGCAGGTCGCCACGGCGAAAACCTGCATCATCACCCAATAG
- the pxpB gene encoding 5-oxoprolinase subunit PxpB, with amino-acid sequence MRISCAGADAFLLDMSEGAFQDAIQKRIWSLARILPEQPGIKMVIPGANNLLVTFDDENHEAHDIRRMLHMLWAEASADEIAPRELVVPVTYGGAGGEDLPYVAGVTGLSESEVVALHTGAMYRVAMIGYSPGFGYLTGVPPQLAIPRRDTPRLAVEPKSVCLGGGFTCVTPSRAPSGWHILGKAHCPDLFDATAADPCMLRAGDIVRFVSA; translated from the coding sequence ATGCGCATAAGCTGCGCGGGTGCTGATGCCTTCCTGCTGGACATGTCCGAGGGGGCCTTTCAGGACGCGATACAGAAACGCATCTGGAGCCTGGCCCGGATCCTGCCGGAGCAGCCCGGAATCAAGATGGTCATTCCGGGCGCCAACAACCTGCTGGTCACGTTCGATGACGAAAACCATGAGGCGCACGATATCCGCCGCATGCTCCATATGCTATGGGCGGAGGCCAGCGCGGATGAGATCGCGCCGCGTGAACTGGTCGTGCCCGTTACATATGGCGGGGCAGGGGGCGAGGACCTGCCATACGTTGCCGGGGTCACCGGCCTTTCCGAAAGTGAGGTCGTGGCCCTGCATACTGGCGCGATGTACCGCGTGGCGATGATCGGCTATTCGCCCGGTTTCGGCTACCTGACCGGCGTGCCGCCCCAACTTGCCATACCGCGCAGGGACACGCCGCGCCTGGCCGTGGAGCCGAAATCCGTCTGCCTTGGCGGAGGGTTTACCTGTGTCACCCCAAGCCGGGCGCCCTCCGGCTGGCATATTCTTGGAAAAGCCCATTGTCCCGACCTGTTTGATGCAACGGCCGCCGACCCGTGCATGCTGCGGGCGGGCGATATTGTCCGTTTTGTGAGTGCGTGA
- a CDS encoding MFS transporter: protein MPLPSPASPVAGRMAWRRFAICTATVMMCVICYGDRAALSVALPDIVHDFGLSASQAGWVLSSFLWSYFFLNLPSAIVLDRLGPRVVGILAVAIWSAAMVEGSLALSIPAFLLSRVVLGMGEAPTFALGAKVMRQWSSPDRCGLMMTVFTSGISIGLASGAIAAGYLVEQHGWRMAFRVLAAIGFVWCLAWFFLYPPQTEKCGSPQSVTRFSVRPFFASRSFWGVVIAQCCVNYANFLMMSWLPVILKQRMNLSVFDASCYTAYCYAGAVVISLVAGRIGEGLHVANAGAPGSRRRIVALCLAMVALIGFLPFCHSTALSMLCLVLSMGFVTAGSGANMALLADLLVGQEALGAANGLVLTFSNGMGILAPVVTGYILQFTGSFEYVFYMVAALVMAGAAAVMVLPRATITLHATTKG, encoded by the coding sequence GTGCCCCTTCCTTCGCCTGCATCCCCGGTAGCGGGCCGCATGGCGTGGCGCAGGTTTGCCATATGCACGGCAACAGTCATGATGTGCGTGATCTGTTACGGCGACCGCGCCGCCCTTTCTGTCGCCCTGCCTGATATCGTGCACGATTTCGGCCTGAGTGCCAGCCAGGCAGGGTGGGTGCTTTCCAGTTTCCTGTGGTCGTATTTCTTCCTCAACCTGCCATCCGCCATCGTGCTCGACAGGCTGGGTCCGCGCGTTGTGGGCATTCTGGCCGTTGCCATCTGGTCCGCCGCCATGGTCGAGGGCAGTCTGGCCCTGTCGATCCCCGCCTTCCTGCTCTCGCGCGTGGTGCTGGGCATGGGGGAGGCCCCCACCTTTGCCCTTGGCGCCAAGGTCATGCGGCAATGGTCATCACCCGACAGGTGCGGGCTGATGATGACCGTGTTCACCAGCGGCATTTCCATCGGGCTTGCCTCCGGCGCCATCGCCGCAGGCTACCTGGTGGAGCAGCACGGCTGGCGCATGGCCTTCCGCGTGCTGGCGGCGATCGGATTTGTCTGGTGTCTGGCCTGGTTTTTCCTTTACCCCCCGCAGACTGAAAAATGCGGCTCCCCGCAGTCCGTAACGCGGTTTTCCGTCAGGCCGTTCTTTGCGTCGCGTTCCTTCTGGGGCGTGGTGATTGCCCAGTGCTGTGTCAATTACGCCAACTTCCTCATGATGTCGTGGCTGCCGGTTATCCTCAAGCAGCGGATGAACCTCTCGGTGTTCGATGCCAGTTGCTATACGGCCTACTGCTATGCTGGCGCCGTGGTCATCTCGCTCGTGGCCGGCCGGATTGGCGAGGGGCTGCATGTCGCGAACGCGGGCGCACCGGGCAGCCGCAGGCGCATCGTCGCCCTGTGCCTTGCCATGGTTGCGCTGATCGGCTTCCTGCCTTTCTGCCATTCCACCGCGCTGTCCATGCTCTGCCTTGTGCTGAGCATGGGGTTTGTCACCGCGGGCAGTGGTGCGAACATGGCCCTGCTGGCCGACCTGCTGGTCGGGCAGGAAGCGCTGGGCGCCGCCAACGGCCTGGTGCTGACCTTCAGTAACGGCATGGGCATCCTGGCGCCCGTGGTGACAGGATATATCCTGCAGTTTACGGGAAGTTTCGAATACGTATTCTACATGGTGGCGGCCCTGGTAATGGCCGGGGCGGCAGCGGTCATGGTCCTGCCCCGCGCCACCATTACACTTCATGCCACGACAAAGGGATAA
- a CDS encoding LysR family transcriptional regulator encodes MRTFLVAAQLESFAATAEKVGLTQSAVSAQIKRLELEFGYPLFERTGRAVHLSKAGLAAVERAGEIIALFERMRDIPRDNTISGTIKVGVISTGYSSLLAPAMAEFLKSFSDILFSVSVDVSLALLQKLEARELDVAIMVKPPFSLIPHMEWVPLIDQPYVLVMHESVQGKEWKRILNQYPFIRYDSRSFGGSSISSFLKMHSLMPDDIAETEEISLILDMVSNNAGVAIIPSCQQIRKYKNIKCIDIPDFVKKREIGLMVFKARRQEFVEKFISFLSGKSI; translated from the coding sequence TTGCGCACATTCCTGGTGGCCGCCCAGCTTGAAAGCTTTGCCGCAACCGCTGAAAAGGTAGGCCTGACCCAGTCGGCCGTCAGCGCGCAGATCAAGCGGCTTGAACTGGAATTCGGCTATCCTCTGTTCGAACGGACCGGCCGTGCCGTGCATCTGAGCAAGGCCGGGCTGGCTGCTGTCGAGCGTGCGGGGGAGATCATCGCACTGTTCGAGCGCATGCGTGATATCCCGCGTGACAACACCATCAGTGGCACCATCAAGGTTGGTGTCATTTCCACAGGTTACAGTTCCCTGCTGGCCCCCGCCATGGCGGAATTCCTGAAAAGTTTTTCAGATATCCTCTTCTCGGTCAGCGTGGATGTTTCCCTCGCCCTGCTCCAGAAGCTCGAGGCTAGGGAACTCGACGTGGCGATCATGGTCAAGCCGCCGTTCAGCCTCATTCCGCACATGGAATGGGTGCCCCTTATCGATCAGCCTTATGTTCTGGTCATGCATGAAAGCGTGCAGGGAAAGGAATGGAAACGCATCCTCAACCAGTATCCGTTCATCCGCTATGACAGCCGCTCGTTTGGTGGCAGCAGTATCAGCAGCTTCCTGAAAATGCACAGCCTGATGCCGGATGACATTGCGGAAACGGAAGAGATCAGCCTCATTCTGGATATGGTATCCAACAATGCAGGTGTTGCGATCATTCCTTCGTGCCAGCAGATCAGAAAATATAAAAATATAAAATGTATCGATATTCCCGATTTTGTAAAAAAAAGGGAAATAGGTCTTATGGTTTTCAAGGCCAGAAGACAGGAATTTGTTGAAAAATTCATTTCCTTCCTTTCGGGAAAGTCCATCTAG